The genome window CTCCAACAGAAAGGCTGCCATCGCCCCGCGCAGAACAAGAAATCCGACACGATTTCTTCAATGGAACAGGAAATCCGACACGATTTCTTCAATGGAACAGGAAATCCGACACGATTTCTTCAATGGAACAGGAAATCCGACACGATTTCTTCAATGGAACAGGAAATCCGACACGATTTCCTGTTGCACCCGTCGCGATAACAGCCATGATTTGCGGCGTTGAACACGCCACCTGTCAAACCCGCACTCGATGACTTCCGCCCATTGGCGGAACAAGGAAATGTTGTCCCCGTCTACGCCCAACTGGCCGCCGACTTCGAAACGCCACTCTCCGCCTACGTCAAAATCAGCGGCGAAGGTGAAGCCTTTCTCTTTGAAAGTGCCGAAAGCGCCGGCGACAGCGGACGTTACTCCATCCTCGGCAGCAACCCGCGGGCCGTCATCAAGGCCCACGACCACAACATCACCTTCACCGAAAAGGGTGAAACCCGGCAGTGGACCGCAGAAAAAGACATCCTCACCGAGCTGGAATCCCTGATGGCGCGCTACCAACCCGCCAGCCACGGCCACGCCCCTCCTTTCTATGGCGGAGCCGTCGGATACCTCTCCTACGATGCCGTCCGCCAGTTCGAACCCAGCATCGCCCCTGCATCCAAAGACGAACTCGGCCTACCCGACGCCCTGTTCATCATCGCAGACACCCTGCTTATTTTCGACCACCTACAGCGCCGACTGATTGTTGTCGCCAACGCCTTTATCGATGAGTTTGAAACCGCGGATGCCGCCCATGCCGACGCCGTGCAGCGTATCCAGTCGATGATTGAACAACTCGATGAGCCACTGCACATCGCCCCGCTCAACGGCCTGGCCGAATACGCAACACCGCAGGCATCCAGCAACACCACTCAGGACGAATACGAATCCATGGTGGTCAAGGCCAAGGAATACATCGCCGCCGGTGATGCCTTCCAAATCGTGCCGAGTCAACGCTTCGAAACCGACTACTCCGGTTCACCGGTTGACCTCTACCGCGCCCTGCGACACGTCAACCCATCCCCCTACATGTTCATCCTCCAGCTCGAGGGATTTGCCCTGGTCGGAAGCTCACCGGAAGTCCATGTCCGCGCGATCAACGGACGTATCGATATCCGCCCGATCGCCGGTACCCGCTGGAGAGGTAAAACCCAGGAAGAAGATGATGCGCTGGCCGCCGACCTACTCGCCGACCAAAAAGAATGCGCCGAACACCTGATGCTTGTCGACCTCGCACGAAACGATGTCGGCCGCATCTCCAAACACGGCAGCGTTGTGGTGGATGACTTCATGATTGTCGAACGCTACAGCCATGTCATGCATATTGTCTCCAACGTGCACGGGGAACTCGACGACAACCACAGCGCCTACGACGTCCTGCGCGCCACCTTCCCTGCCGGTACCGTCAGTGGAGCCCCGAAAATCCGAGCGATGCAAATCATCAACGAACTGGAAAAAAGCAAACGTTGCTCCTACTCGGGAGCGGTTGGCTACTTTGGCTGGGACGGCGGACATGACTCCTGCATCACTCTGCGCACCTGCCTGCTCAAGGATGGAAAAGCCTACGTCCAGGCTGGCGCCGGTGTGGTTGCCGATTCCAATCCGACTTACGAATACAACGAAACCGTCAACAAATCCATGGCCATCCTTCGCGCCATCGGCCTTGCCAAAACCATTGGAGAATAACGCCGCCCCAGCGGTACGTGAATCCTATTTCCAAATAACTGATAACCGATAACTATCTCCCCATGCTCCTCGTCATCGATAACTACGACTCCTTCACCTACAACCTCGTTCAGTACTTCGGCGAGTTGGGCGCGGAAATGAAAGTCGTTCGCAACGACGCCATCAGTGTGGATGAAATCCGCCAACTGACGCCGAGCCACATCTGCATTTCTCCCGGCCCCTGCACGCCAAACGAAGCTGGCATCAGCTGCGACGTCATCCGGGAGTTTGGCAGCAGCACGCCAATCTTCGGCGTCTGCCTCGGCCATCAGTCGATTGGCCAGGTCTTTGGCGGCGATGTCATCCGCGCCAGCAAACTGATGCACGGGAAAACATCGCCCATCATCCACGGCGGCAAGAGTGTCTTTGCCGGGCTACCCAGCCCGCTGACCGCGACCCGCTACCACTCCCTGATCGTGAAACGGGAAACCCTTCCCGACTGCCTGGAAATCACGGCGGAAACAGAAAATGGCACCATCATGGGGCTGATGCACAAGGAGTTCCCAATCCACGGCGTCCAGTTCCACCCCGAAAGCATCCTGACGGAAGACGGCATGAAAATGCTGGAAAACTTCCTAAAAGCGTAAGCTTTGACGATGGCTTTAAGCAAGCCCTGCACGAGGGCGTTATTTGGTTAATCTTGGTGCAGAATAACCCTGCTCTCGAATACCTTTTAACAAGCCAGTTAGTTCCTTGACCTTTTCCGGGTATTTATCTGCGATGTTGTGCCGCTGCCCGATATCATCTTTCAGATTGTAAAGTTCCACGGCTTGTTGATCATCCGGTTTATATCCGTGTTTCTTTTCCCATTCGGCATTGCGTCCCGACAAGTAGCCATTTTTTGCAACAATAAGAACCCAGTCGTGATGACGGATTGCGTATTGATTGGCACGTGTGTTGTGTACATGAGAATACCTAACATTTTTTGTATCTCCTTTGAGCAAGGGAAGAAGGTCGTGAGAATCTTCCGCCGCATTTTCGTTGGGGAGCTCGAATCCAACAACCGAGGCCAGTGTCGCCATAATATCAATCTGGGACACTAACGCTGTGCTCGTCGTGCCAGCCTTGGCAACACCCGGATACTTGATGATAAATGGTACGTGATGCCCACCTTCATAAATATCGCGCTTGAGCCCTCTCAATGGCTTGGACGACCAGTGGTCGTATTTTTGATCTCGAGCATAGGCGTATTTTTCCGGTCCGTTATCTGCAGAAAAAATAACAATGGTATTGTCTGACTGGCCGCTCTCCTGAACGGCGGCCAACAACCGTCCGACCGAATCATCTGTCTCAAAAACAAAATCACCGTACGGGCCGGCTTTGGATTTACCATCGAACTCATCATTGGGAATAATCGGGGCATGAGGCGATGGATAGGCAAAGTAGAGGAAAAACGGCTTATCTGTTTTTGCTTGTGCTTTAATATAAGCAACCCCCTTTTGGGTTGTGACAGGGATATTTTCATAAGGATCCCAATCTGAACACATTGGGCCGGGACGGCATTCCCAGCTTCCCTCCTTGATTTTTTTCCACTTGCCCGTGTTCATGAGCGTATCAGGGGCTTTAACAAGTTTGTCATTCTCAATCCACGCATAGGGAGGAAAATTGATGACCGTGTCTCCAAAGTAATAATCAAACCCATGATCGAGCGGACCATTCGGGATTGGTTGAGTCCAATCGTATGCCTCAGGTCCGTACGTTTTACGTTTCCGCTTATCGTTAGGGTCGACTCGTTTTTTTGCATCCGGTTTGCGAATCGCATCCCAGTTCCACCCCAAATGCCACTTTCCAATCGCGGCGGTATCGTAGCCTTTCTGCTTGAGCATTTCCGGCAGAGTCAGGCGCTCGGGTTTAAACACGCTATTTCCCATTGCTCCGACAATGCCATGGAAGTCGCGCCAGTGGTGGCGACCTGTCAATAAAGCGTAACGTGACGGCGTGCAAATTCCAGACGAAGAATGCCCATCTGTGAAACGTATGCCTTCGCTGGCAAGACGATCGAGATGAGGTGTTGGAATCTTACTCTCTGCGTTATAACACTGAAGATCTCCAAAACCTAAATCATCCGCATAAATGATCAGGATATTGGGCGCTTTACCAGCTGCTCCAACCGATAAGGATAAAGCCGCGAACAGAGTCGTTATTTTAATTATGAACTTCATAAGGTATGAAGCATCTATGACGTGACCTCTCTTTTGTAGCCAGTAAAAAGTGAGTTTTATTGATGACTCAGCTATCTAATACCAAGTAGTAAAACAGACGGGACGATAGCCGAGAGGAATGAGTTCTTTGGCAAGGCGCGACGAAGGAATGGTGCGGGCACCATGACTAAGGAGAAACAAAGCCAAAGGAGTCATTCATCCGGAACGCTCATGGATCACGCAGTGCTCTTCCAAATACCTCAACAATGATCAATCGTCCCGTCTGTTTTACGGAGTGGTATAACCTTGGGTTTGATTTTACTTTGCTCTCCGTAACTGGGGAGCTGGCATGGAGGGGCTGGAGGGTTGCTTCTCCTACGGATAGATCGAGAATGGCCGTGCTCACATCTAAGTCACCCCAGTTCATTTCGTTTTTTTGTTCTTCTTTCGAGATGGCTTGGGATACACCTTGTCCTGCTGCGACCACTCCTGCCAAAGTTTCGCCATCTGCTTGAGGCGTTCCGGATGCTTGCCCGCCAAATTGTGTAGCTCTGTACGATCTTCACGCAGATTGTAGAGTTCCCACTTCTTCAGATCCGGCCCCGAAGCAGCGGCCACACCGCGTCCGACCAATTTCCACTCACCGTCGATGATAAAGGCATTGTTCTCGTGCTCAGAGAACATCGGCGCGGTACGTTTAAGCGACTCCCCCGAAAATGATGGAGCCAGTGAGATTCCGCGTAACGTTGGCAGCTTGTTGCCATTATAGCTTTTCGGGTATGGGGTTCCACTTACCTCCAACAAGGTCGGCACGACATCAATCACCTGTGCCGTTTCTCGATACCAATCAGATTGAGTTTTGATCCCCTTGGGCCAGTGCATAAAAAAGGGAGTCGCTGCACCACCCTCATGAGTGAAATGCTTGTAGAGCCGAAAAGGTGTGCTTGAGACGTTGGCCCAGGCGGCACCGTAGTTGTTGTTGTGCTCAAGATTACGTTTCTGCGGATCAAGAATATGGCCTCTCCCGAGAACGGCCCCCTCAGCGCAGGCACCATTATCCGACATAAACAGAATGAGGGTGTTCTCATATTGCCCTTGCTTTTGAAGGGCCATTTTTAATTTGCCAATATTCTGGTCAATGCGGTCAATCATTGCGGCATAAACCGCCATACGCAGGTCCAATTCTTTCTGTTTCTCAGGCGAGAACGATTCCCAAGAGGGAACTCTCGCATCGCGCGGACTCAATGCATGCTTCGATTCCAACAAACCAAGCTCGAGCTGCCTCTTGTATCGCTGCTGACGCAACGCATCCCATCCAGCCATGTATTTTCCGCGGTATCGATCAATATCCTCTTCATGTGCCTGATGAGGCCAATGAGGTGCAGTGTAAGCCAAATAGAGAAAAAAGGGTTTCTCTTTTTTTCCTTCTTCAATGAAACGGATGGCATAATCGGTAAAGGCATCCGTGGTGTAATAGGGACGATCGGTGGTGCTGGTCAGTTCTGTGAGTGCTTCATTGCCAAGGCTGATATCACGCGGAGCCAAAGGCTTGAATAAACGGGTTGCTCCTGAGATACAACCGTAGAACTTTTCAAAGCCACGCTGCAACGGCCAACGCGAACGGTCATGATGGCCCAAGTGCCATTTACCGGTCAGATAAGTTTGATACCCGGATGCCTGCAGCATTTCGCCCAGCGTGACACATTGACGATTTAAAAATCCACGGTAGTTAGGGAAGGCCTCCCCCTTGTCATGATACATCGATTGAGGTGGGTTGGTCATATGTCCAATGCCAGTCAAATGAGGGTGTAGTCCGGTCATGAGCGATGCCCGGGTCGGACAGCAACGCGATGCATTATAAAAATGCGAAAATCGCACACCTCCCATCGCCAAGGAATCCAAATGAGGCGTTTGGATCTCACCACCATAAGACCCGATGTCTGAAAAGCCCATATCATCGACTAGAATAACAATGATGTTAGGCCGATCAGCAGCACTGAGAAAGCCGCAGGAAAGAATCCCTAAGCATAGGAGAAGGTATTTCATAGGTTATTTTTTCTTGTTTGTCTTTCGTTTCTTTTTACCGCGGGTTTGGCGTTCATTGGCCGCCAACTCAGTCGCTTGCCCCAGATCACCTTGGCTGTTCATCCAGGTTTCCAGCTGAGTACGCAAGGCCGCAATCAACGGGGCGTTCTCTGGGTTCGACGCAATATTGTTCATTTCAAACGGATCCTTGGTCAAATCGTAGAGTTCGAGCGCCGGACGTTTTTTGTAACGTGCCACCGTGGTTGCGGCATGAGCATCACCTGCAGCAGCCCGCGCTTCCCACGATTTGAACTCCTTCGTTTTCATGCAGGTATTCGAGAACTCTGCTTCAGGGCTAAGGTTCACAATCAACTTGTGGCTCTTCGATCGCACCGAGCGAATGCCATAATAATCCGATCCACTATGAATACCACGTGTGGTCATGATGCCATACACGTAATCTTTGTGCTCATTGCTCTCTCCCTTAAGTAGCGGTAATAAGCTTTGACCGTCGAGCGTGGCAGGTCGGCTCCCGCCGGCAGCATCGATAAAGGTCGGCGTAAAATCAACAAACTCCACCAAAGCATCACTGCTCGTGCCCGCCTCCACCACGCCCGGCCAGCGACAAACCAAACCACTTTGCAAACCGGAGTCGTAACAAGTCCATTTGGCAAAAGGCAGGCTGTTCCCCTGTTCACTGGTCACCATGACCAAGGTGTTTTCTGTGAGGCCATGCTGATCGAGCAATGCAAGAATCTGTCCAACCTGGCTATCGTAGTAGGTAATTTCCGCCAGATATTTGGCGAAGCCTTTACGCGTTTCAGGCGTGTCGACATAATACGGGGGCAGCTTGATTTGATCAACAGGGTATCGGGAGGCATCCCCCTTATCCCAAGGTGTGTGGGGCTCATTCGAACAAGCAAAGAGACAAAAGGGCTTACCGGAGGATTTTGAATCGCGCATCAACTCATCGATCGCCTTCATGTCCGGATTTTTCTTACCCGAGTATTCGAAAGGAAACACTTCCTTCGGCGCGATATGGGTCTTGCCACTCAATGCCACGCGATACCCCAAGGGCTTGAGGTAATGAACGATGCTCTTGGTTCCGGATTTAGCAAAGGTGTGGTTAGGGTATGCACCACTCTTAACCGGATAGAGACCCGTGTAGATATTGTGTCGCGTCGGGGAGCACATCGGGGCGGCTTGAAAACATTGGGTGAAGCGTTTTCCCTGCTTCGCCAGGGCATCAATATGCGGCGTGTGGGCCTGACCACCATAACACCCCAGATCGCGGTGAGTTAAGTCATCCGCCATGATATACACGATGTTGGGTTTCGATTCAGCCCCTAATAGCGGCAAACAGAGAAGGAGAAATAAAATGACAGGCATTTCGAAAAAGAATAGTAGTTGAGTCGGCTGGACGTAAAAGCAAAGGGATCAAAACTACCAACCGATACCAAACTGCCTATTCTCACCCGGCTCTGCAAGCTCATACCTTCAAAGCGCCGACACAAAAAAAGATCACATACCATGCCCAAATGGATTCAAGCCCCCATAGAACCTAACATAAAACCATCGTGGAATTACGGCACGCGCAATTTCCCATTCACGGGGTGTCGCGCCACCCCGTGCCCCCACCAAGCATGGTCTGGAGGTATGGAAAAGATGTATCCTCTTAGATAAGGAGATCGTCCACTTACGCTGACTCAAGGCGCCACCGAAAAGGTAGTCAGAACAGCGCTATGATCTGATGGCCAGGTATTGTTCAGCGCCGGTGTGATATCACTTCCCCATGCGCCCACAGTCACTTCAACCTCGGTGGTAAACACTTCGGAGGCCGTCGCATTCAAATCATTTCCTTTATAGTAAATAAAGTCGATTCGATCCTGTGGCTCACTTCCACCATGCAGTGGTGACCATGTGTCCGCCGGGTCGATGGCCGGGTTTGGGTGAACCATACGATAGGAGTCCAGCAAGCCGGCATTGACACAGGCGAGGCTAGTTGGCCAAGCAACATATCCGACGCCGCCATGCCATGATGCGGTCGCACTCGTCCAGTCAAGATGTGACGGAGCATTAAAGTCGCCGGTCAATAAAACAGGCACAGTGTCCGCATGATTCAGATGGTTGTTCATCCCTGAGATAATCGTGGCAATCTCTTCATCGCGTTGGGATTTTTTCTCTTCCGTAAGGACTTTCTGAGCTGTCGATCCATTCAGGTGGGCCTCATAGGGCCCATAGTAGACATAATCCAAATGGCAGTTATACAGAATAACTTCTTGAGCGGCATCGGATGTCAGCTTCACCTTGATACCATTGGCAATTCCGGCGGTAAACTCACTGGTGATAGGGTAACGACTGATAATGCCACTATCACCAGCTCCAGCCGGGCTATAGTGCCAGCCAAGAAGCTCTGCAATTTTTTTCGCCTGATAAGCATTGGTTCCACTGACGTTATCAACGGTTTCCTGCGTCCCAATCAAATCGGCACCCGATAAGATGATCGCTTCGACACCTTTGCGGTGGCCAAAGTTGATTTTGCCAAGCCCATGCCAGAGGTTGAAGGATAAGACTTTGAGTTCCGTAACCACTTCTGCACCTGCGGCAAAAACCTCAATATGCATGGTGGCATCCGCATTTTTACCGCCAAGATCGGTGGCCTTCACGACAAAGGTGTTCGCTCCCACATCAGCACTGCCGGGCGTTCCTGTTAGTGAGCCATCGGCGGCCACACTCAACCATGACGGACCACTGACCAGAGAATAGCTTAAGGTATCACCAAGGTCTGGATCTGATGCATAAGCGCTGATCAATCCTGTATAGCTTTGCCCAACCACTCCGTGGATGCGCTTGAATGGAGATTGAACCCACTCCGGTCTGGCTGGACCAGGGCTGCCCACCACTGAAAATGAGATAGGCCCCTCGATCACCGTGTAGCCATCATTAGCGAGGAAATAGGCTTCGTAAGTGCCAACCTGCAGTCCTGGGTTAGTAAAATCAACAGAGCCTGAGGTTCCGCTGGTATAACTCCACAGCAGTGAAGTCGTACCCTGTGCCGGAGTTTGCCCGGGGTAATAAATACCTATCCAGTCCGTACTGTTGCCCGGACCGTCTGCATAACTAACGGTGATGGTTTCATCAACATCATAAGAACTTTTATCTGTATAAAGTGAATCACCTCCGGCGACGTCTACCGAAAATGCCACAGGGCCATCGAGCACCGTATAGCCGTTATTCTCGAGAAAATAAGCGACATAATTTCCTTCTGCCAACCCGGGGTTGTTAAAGGTGACCGAGCCCGAGGTCACCCCACCACCCGTGGATTGCGTGCCATTGGTATACGCCCAGAGGGTAGAGGGCGTCCCTTGTGCAGGAGTCTGCCCCGGTAAATAGATACCCACCCAATCAGCATCATTCCCCGGCCCACCTGTAAAATTGACCGTGACAGATTCATCGACGTCGTAAGAATCTTGACTAAGGCTGACGGCCGGATTTCCGCCTCCTGCCTGAGAAACGGTAAAATTGATCGGGCCTGATAGTACCGTATCGCTGTCATTGCTCAGGTAATACGCACTGTAGGTTCCTTGTGAAAGTGACAGGCCGGTAAAAGTCACGGATCCACTTTTAGGGCCACGTTTTTTGGATTGTTGAGTCCCGCCGATATAAAGCCAGTCTTCGGCGTTTGTCCTGTTTGGTGTCACGCCATCAGAGCAAATCGCAACCCAGTCTTTACCTGATCCGGAGCCTCCGGACCATGAGGCGACCACATCGTCGGCGCTCGTGTAACTTGTAGTATCGAGAGAGAAACTTAACGCGGCTACAGCAGGAAAAGTAATAACTCCCATGCATAGAACGGTAGTGTATATTTTTTTCATAACACTAAAGAGCATACCTCATTTC of Oceaniferula marina contains these proteins:
- the trpE gene encoding anthranilate synthase component I, which translates into the protein MNTPPVKPALDDFRPLAEQGNVVPVYAQLAADFETPLSAYVKISGEGEAFLFESAESAGDSGRYSILGSNPRAVIKAHDHNITFTEKGETRQWTAEKDILTELESLMARYQPASHGHAPPFYGGAVGYLSYDAVRQFEPSIAPASKDELGLPDALFIIADTLLIFDHLQRRLIVVANAFIDEFETADAAHADAVQRIQSMIEQLDEPLHIAPLNGLAEYATPQASSNTTQDEYESMVVKAKEYIAAGDAFQIVPSQRFETDYSGSPVDLYRALRHVNPSPYMFILQLEGFALVGSSPEVHVRAINGRIDIRPIAGTRWRGKTQEEDDALAADLLADQKECAEHLMLVDLARNDVGRISKHGSVVVDDFMIVERYSHVMHIVSNVHGELDDNHSAYDVLRATFPAGTVSGAPKIRAMQIINELEKSKRCSYSGAVGYFGWDGGHDSCITLRTCLLKDGKAYVQAGAGVVADSNPTYEYNETVNKSMAILRAIGLAKTIGE
- a CDS encoding anthranilate synthase component II; translated protein: MLLVIDNYDSFTYNLVQYFGELGAEMKVVRNDAISVDEIRQLTPSHICISPGPCTPNEAGISCDVIREFGSSTPIFGVCLGHQSIGQVFGGDVIRASKLMHGKTSPIIHGGKSVFAGLPSPLTATRYHSLIVKRETLPDCLEITAETENGTIMGLMHKEFPIHGVQFHPESILTEDGMKMLENFLKA
- a CDS encoding sulfatase family protein translates to MKFIIKITTLFAALSLSVGAAGKAPNILIIYADDLGFGDLQCYNAESKIPTPHLDRLASEGIRFTDGHSSSGICTPSRYALLTGRHHWRDFHGIVGAMGNSVFKPERLTLPEMLKQKGYDTAAIGKWHLGWNWDAIRKPDAKKRVDPNDKRKRKTYGPEAYDWTQPIPNGPLDHGFDYYFGDTVINFPPYAWIENDKLVKAPDTLMNTGKWKKIKEGSWECRPGPMCSDWDPYENIPVTTQKGVAYIKAQAKTDKPFFLYFAYPSPHAPIIPNDEFDGKSKAGPYGDFVFETDDSVGRLLAAVQESGQSDNTIVIFSADNGPEKYAYARDQKYDHWSSKPLRGLKRDIYEGGHHVPFIIKYPGVAKAGTTSTALVSQIDIMATLASVVGFELPNENAAEDSHDLLPLLKGDTKNVRYSHVHNTRANQYAIRHHDWVLIVAKNGYLSGRNAEWEKKHGYKPDDQQAVELYNLKDDIGQRHNIADKYPEKVKELTGLLKGIREQGYSAPRLTK
- a CDS encoding sulfatase-like hydrolase/transferase, encoding MKYLLLCLGILSCGFLSAADRPNIIVILVDDMGFSDIGSYGGEIQTPHLDSLAMGGVRFSHFYNASRCCPTRASLMTGLHPHLTGIGHMTNPPQSMYHDKGEAFPNYRGFLNRQCVTLGEMLQASGYQTYLTGKWHLGHHDRSRWPLQRGFEKFYGCISGATRLFKPLAPRDISLGNEALTELTSTTDRPYYTTDAFTDYAIRFIEEGKKEKPFFLYLAYTAPHWPHQAHEEDIDRYRGKYMAGWDALRQQRYKRQLELGLLESKHALSPRDARVPSWESFSPEKQKELDLRMAVYAAMIDRIDQNIGKLKMALQKQGQYENTLILFMSDNGACAEGAVLGRGHILDPQKRNLEHNNNYGAAWANVSSTPFRLYKHFTHEGGAATPFFMHWPKGIKTQSDWYRETAQVIDVVPTLLEVSGTPYPKSYNGNKLPTLRGISLAPSFSGESLKRTAPMFSEHENNAFIIDGEWKLVGRGVAAASGPDLKKWELYNLREDRTELHNLAGKHPERLKQMAKLWQEWSQQDKVYPKPSRKKNKKTK
- a CDS encoding sulfatase family protein is translated as MPVILFLLLCLPLLGAESKPNIVYIMADDLTHRDLGCYGGQAHTPHIDALAKQGKRFTQCFQAAPMCSPTRHNIYTGLYPVKSGAYPNHTFAKSGTKSIVHYLKPLGYRVALSGKTHIAPKEVFPFEYSGKKNPDMKAIDELMRDSKSSGKPFCLFACSNEPHTPWDKGDASRYPVDQIKLPPYYVDTPETRKGFAKYLAEITYYDSQVGQILALLDQHGLTENTLVMVTSEQGNSLPFAKWTCYDSGLQSGLVCRWPGVVEAGTSSDALVEFVDFTPTFIDAAGGSRPATLDGQSLLPLLKGESNEHKDYVYGIMTTRGIHSGSDYYGIRSVRSKSHKLIVNLSPEAEFSNTCMKTKEFKSWEARAAAGDAHAATTVARYKKRPALELYDLTKDPFEMNNIASNPENAPLIAALRTQLETWMNSQGDLGQATELAANERQTRGKKKRKTNKKK
- a CDS encoding endonuclease/exonuclease/phosphatase family protein — encoded protein: MKKIYTTVLCMGVITFPAVAALSFSLDTTSYTSADDVVASWSGGSGSGKDWVAICSDGVTPNRTNAEDWLYIGGTQQSKKRGPKSGSVTFTGLSLSQGTYSAYYLSNDSDTVLSGPINFTVSQAGGGNPAVSLSQDSYDVDESVTVNFTGGPGNDADWVGIYLPGQTPAQGTPSTLWAYTNGTQSTGGGVTSGSVTFNNPGLAEGNYVAYFLENNGYTVLDGPVAFSVDVAGGDSLYTDKSSYDVDETITVSYADGPGNSTDWIGIYYPGQTPAQGTTSLLWSYTSGTSGSVDFTNPGLQVGTYEAYFLANDGYTVIEGPISFSVVGSPGPARPEWVQSPFKRIHGVVGQSYTGLISAYASDPDLGDTLSYSLVSGPSWLSVAADGSLTGTPGSADVGANTFVVKATDLGGKNADATMHIEVFAAGAEVVTELKVLSFNLWHGLGKINFGHRKGVEAIILSGADLIGTQETVDNVSGTNAYQAKKIAELLGWHYSPAGAGDSGIISRYPITSEFTAGIANGIKVKLTSDAAQEVILYNCHLDYVYYGPYEAHLNGSTAQKVLTEEKKSQRDEEIATIISGMNNHLNHADTVPVLLTGDFNAPSHLDWTSATASWHGGVGYVAWPTSLACVNAGLLDSYRMVHPNPAIDPADTWSPLHGGSEPQDRIDFIYYKGNDLNATASEVFTTEVEVTVGAWGSDITPALNNTWPSDHSAVLTTFSVAP